In one Corallococcus sp. EGB genomic region, the following are encoded:
- a CDS encoding urease accessory protein UreD, translating into MTPGKELQHHPGASGAARRGRAGVARLAFERVGARTVVRSALAHSPLRLLTPRNHGHAAWVYTSSLGGGLVDGDHLSLDMDVAGGAAALLSSQGAHRVYRSPHGCRSDLSARVGAGAFLALVPDPTMCFAGARYTQHQEIHLAPDASLVVMDLVVAGRSANGERWAFTRYASTLHVHREGRALVDERWLLDPAHGALPERLGRFDALGTVLLVGPALASAREALAARIGAMPLSPRAGQVCSASPLGAEGLLVRAASTSAEGLLRTAREWLSFLTPLLGDDPWTRRA; encoded by the coding sequence ATGACGCCAGGTAAAGAGTTGCAGCATCACCCCGGGGCCTCCGGGGCGGCGCGGCGGGGGCGTGCGGGAGTCGCGCGGCTCGCCTTCGAGCGGGTCGGCGCCCGCACCGTGGTGCGCAGCGCGCTCGCACACAGTCCCTTGCGGCTGCTCACGCCGCGCAACCACGGACACGCCGCCTGGGTCTACACGAGCTCGCTGGGTGGCGGACTCGTGGATGGTGACCACCTCTCCCTGGACATGGACGTGGCCGGGGGCGCCGCCGCGCTGCTGTCCAGTCAGGGCGCCCACCGCGTCTACCGCTCGCCCCACGGCTGCCGCAGCGACCTGTCGGCGCGCGTGGGGGCGGGGGCGTTCCTCGCGCTCGTGCCAGACCCCACCATGTGCTTCGCTGGAGCCCGGTACACGCAGCACCAGGAGATCCACCTCGCCCCGGACGCCTCGCTCGTCGTGATGGACCTGGTCGTCGCCGGCCGCAGCGCCAACGGGGAGCGTTGGGCCTTCACCCGGTACGCCTCCACCCTGCACGTCCACCGGGAGGGCAGGGCCCTGGTGGACGAGCGCTGGCTCCTGGACCCCGCCCATGGGGCGCTTCCCGAGCGGCTGGGCCGCTTCGACGCGCTCGGCACCGTCCTGCTGGTGGGACCTGCTCTGGCCTCGGCCCGTGAGGCGCTGGCGGCGCGCATTGGCGCGATGCCCCTCTCCCCGCGCGCGGGGCAGGTCTGCTCCGCCAGTCCCCTGGGCGCGGAGGGGCTGCTGGTGCGGGCCGCGTCCACCTCGGCGGAAGGTCTGCTGAGGACGGCCCGCGAATGGCTGTCATTTCTTACCCCGCTGCTGGGAGACGACCCCTGGACGCGGCGGGCATGA
- the ureA gene encoding urease subunit gamma, giving the protein MHLSPREIDKLLLHGAGFLAQKRLARGVRLNYPETVALIATQLLEFIRDGRGVAELMDLGRKLLGRAQVMEGVPEMVVEVQVEGTFPDGTKLVTVHHPVEAEHGDLSLALHGSFLPVPPLERFARSPQDEVKPGELWVKPGEVLLNEGRDAVTLEVTNRGDRPIQVGSHYPFFETNRALVFNRAKAYGRRLDIPAGTAVRFEPGEKKTVSLVSIAGARVVWGGNALGNGPVTPENEQRALAEVAARGFGHEEGA; this is encoded by the coding sequence ATGCACCTCTCGCCGAGAGAGATTGACAAGCTCTTGCTGCACGGCGCTGGCTTCCTGGCCCAGAAACGACTGGCGCGAGGAGTTCGGCTCAACTACCCGGAGACGGTGGCATTGATTGCCACCCAGCTCCTGGAGTTCATCCGCGACGGCCGCGGCGTCGCCGAGCTGATGGACCTGGGGCGGAAGCTCCTGGGGCGCGCCCAGGTGATGGAGGGCGTGCCGGAGATGGTGGTGGAGGTGCAGGTGGAAGGCACCTTCCCGGACGGCACGAAGCTGGTGACAGTGCACCACCCCGTCGAGGCCGAGCACGGGGACCTGTCCCTGGCGCTCCACGGCAGCTTCCTGCCGGTGCCGCCGCTGGAGCGCTTCGCGCGCTCGCCGCAGGACGAGGTGAAGCCGGGCGAGCTGTGGGTGAAGCCGGGCGAGGTGCTGCTCAATGAGGGCCGCGACGCCGTCACCCTGGAGGTGACGAACCGGGGCGACCGTCCCATCCAGGTGGGCAGCCACTACCCGTTCTTCGAGACGAACCGGGCGCTCGTGTTCAACCGCGCGAAGGCGTACGGGCGCCGGTTGGACATCCCCGCGGGCACGGCGGTGCGCTTCGAGCCCGGCGAGAAGAAGACGGTGTCCCTGGTGTCCATTGCCGGAGCGCGGGTGGTGTGGGGCGGCAACGCCTTGGGCAACGGCCCGGTGACGCCGGAGAACGAGCAGCGGGCGCTTGCCGAGGTGGCCGCGCGGGGCTTCGGTCACGAGGAGGGCGCATGA
- the ureC gene encoding urease subunit alpha has translation MSRKLDRRHYADMFGPTTGDRVRLGDTGLVAEVEKDLTVYGDECKFGGGKVLRDGMGQKAGVGDAEALDVVITNALILDWTGIYKADIGIKSGRIIGIGKAGNPDVMAGVTPGMVVGVTTEVIAGEGHIVTAGGLDTHIHFICPQQADEAIASGVTTWVGGGTGPATGTKATTCTSGAWNIRRMLQATDSLPLNIGLTGKGNTSRPEGLLEQIAAGAVGLKLHEDWGTTPAAIDTCLTVADGEDVQVTIHTDTLNESGYVDDSLAAFKGRTIHTYHSEGAGGGHAPDIIRVCGAPNVLPSSTNPTRPYTVNTLDEHLDMLMVCHHLDREIPEDVAFAESRIRGSTIAAEDILHDLGAISMMSSDSQAMGRVGEVITRTWQTAHKMRDQRGRLREERGDNDNLRIRRYVAKYTINPAIAHGLAHEVGSVEVGKLADLVLWRPAFFGMRPELVVKGGLIAWAQMGDANGSIPTPQPYYMRPMFGARGRALGATSITFVSGRALADGLVREMGLTKQLSAVRRCRGIGKRDMKLNDALPELTVDPESYEVRADGELLVCEPAARLPLAQLYSLF, from the coding sequence ATGAGCCGGAAGCTGGATCGCCGTCACTACGCGGACATGTTCGGTCCCACCACGGGAGACCGCGTGCGCCTGGGCGACACGGGCCTGGTGGCCGAGGTGGAGAAGGACCTGACCGTCTACGGAGACGAGTGCAAGTTCGGTGGCGGCAAGGTGCTGCGCGACGGCATGGGCCAGAAGGCAGGCGTGGGGGACGCCGAGGCGCTGGACGTCGTCATCACCAACGCGCTCATCCTCGACTGGACGGGCATCTACAAGGCGGACATCGGCATCAAGTCCGGGCGCATCATCGGCATTGGCAAGGCGGGCAACCCGGACGTCATGGCCGGGGTGACGCCGGGCATGGTGGTGGGCGTCACGACGGAGGTCATCGCCGGCGAGGGACACATCGTCACCGCGGGCGGCCTGGACACGCATATCCATTTCATCTGCCCGCAGCAGGCGGACGAGGCCATCGCCAGCGGAGTCACCACCTGGGTGGGCGGTGGCACGGGACCGGCCACCGGCACCAAGGCCACCACCTGCACGTCGGGCGCGTGGAACATCCGGCGCATGCTGCAGGCCACGGACAGCCTGCCGCTCAACATCGGCCTCACCGGCAAGGGCAACACCTCGCGCCCGGAGGGGCTGCTGGAGCAGATCGCCGCCGGGGCCGTCGGCCTGAAACTGCACGAGGACTGGGGCACCACGCCGGCCGCCATCGACACCTGCCTGACGGTGGCCGACGGCGAGGATGTGCAGGTCACCATCCACACGGACACGCTGAACGAGTCCGGCTACGTGGACGACTCGCTGGCGGCGTTCAAGGGCCGCACCATCCACACGTATCATTCGGAGGGCGCGGGCGGAGGGCACGCCCCGGACATCATCCGCGTGTGCGGCGCGCCCAACGTGCTGCCCAGCTCGACGAACCCTACGCGCCCGTACACCGTCAACACGCTGGATGAGCACCTGGACATGCTCATGGTGTGTCACCACCTGGACCGGGAGATCCCCGAGGACGTGGCCTTCGCGGAGAGCCGCATCCGGGGCAGCACCATCGCGGCGGAGGACATCCTCCATGACCTGGGGGCCATCAGCATGATGTCCTCGGACAGCCAGGCCATGGGGCGCGTGGGCGAGGTCATCACCCGCACGTGGCAGACGGCGCACAAGATGCGCGACCAGCGCGGGCGCCTGCGCGAGGAGCGCGGGGACAACGACAACCTCCGCATCCGCCGCTACGTGGCCAAGTACACCATCAACCCGGCCATCGCCCACGGACTGGCACACGAGGTCGGCTCGGTGGAGGTGGGGAAGCTGGCGGACCTGGTGCTGTGGCGGCCGGCGTTCTTCGGCATGCGTCCGGAGCTGGTGGTGAAGGGCGGCCTCATCGCCTGGGCGCAGATGGGCGACGCCAATGGATCCATCCCCACGCCGCAGCCGTACTACATGCGGCCGATGTTCGGGGCGCGGGGGCGAGCCCTGGGGGCCACGAGCATCACCTTCGTGTCGGGGCGCGCGCTGGCGGACGGGCTGGTGCGGGAGATGGGCCTGACCAAGCAGCTCTCCGCGGTGCGCCGGTGCCGGGGCATTGGCAAGCGCGACATGAAGCTGAACGACGCCTTGCCCGAGCTCACGGTGGATCCGGAGTCGTATGAGGTCCGCGCGGACGGGGAGCTGCTCGTGTGCGAGCCCGCCGCCCGGCTGCCGCTGGCGCAGCTCTACTCGCTCTTCTGA
- a CDS encoding urease accessory protein UreF gives MGLAWRVLQLGDSAFPTGGFAHSGGLEAAVQQGEVREREGLARFARELLWQTGHGALPLLGAAWREPATLEALDARAESFLTNHVANRASRTQGRAFLDTCARIFPGQVGPLREKARAAGLRFHHAPLFGAVLRALEVELSDAQQLLLSLTLRGALSAAVRIGIVGTHESHQLQHQCAPLLDEVLEACAGLGPESLAQTAPLLDLFGATHDRLYSRLFLS, from the coding sequence ATGGGCTTGGCGTGGAGGGTGCTGCAGCTGGGCGACTCGGCGTTCCCCACCGGGGGCTTCGCGCACTCGGGCGGGTTGGAGGCGGCGGTGCAGCAGGGCGAGGTGCGCGAGCGCGAGGGGCTGGCGCGCTTCGCTCGGGAGCTGCTCTGGCAGACGGGGCACGGGGCGCTCCCGCTGCTGGGGGCGGCCTGGCGTGAGCCCGCCACGCTGGAGGCGCTGGACGCGCGCGCGGAGTCCTTCCTCACCAACCACGTGGCCAACCGGGCCAGCCGCACGCAGGGGCGTGCCTTCCTGGACACGTGCGCCCGCATCTTCCCCGGGCAGGTGGGGCCCCTGCGGGAGAAGGCGCGGGCGGCGGGGCTGCGCTTCCACCACGCGCCCCTCTTCGGCGCGGTGCTGCGCGCGCTGGAGGTCGAGCTGTCCGACGCGCAGCAGCTCCTGCTCTCCCTGACGCTGAGGGGAGCGCTGTCCGCGGCGGTGCGAATCGGCATCGTGGGGACGCACGAGTCGCACCAGTTGCAGCACCAGTGCGCGCCGTTGCTCGACGAGGTGCTGGAGGCGTGTGCCGGGCTGGGGCCGGAGTCGCTGGCCCAGACGGCGCCGCTGCTGGACCTCTTCGGCGCGACGCACGACCGGCTCTACTCGAGGCTCTTTCTCTCCTGA
- the ureG gene encoding urease accessory protein UreG, translating to MHDDHRGHGHDDDNHTHEEWDHPGHYHEREVPRTRDYSARAFTIGIGGPVGSGKTALVLALCKALRDTYRLGVVTNDIFTKEDAEFLTRNKALAPERIKAVETGGCPHAAIREDISHNLLALENLMEELKPELLIVESGGDNLAAQYSRELADYTVYVIDVAGGDKVPRKGGPGITQSDLLIINKTDLAPHVGADLGVMDRDAKKMRGDGPFVFTQVTKGVGLQEVIDHLLAAWRKATGAKLRS from the coding sequence ATGCACGACGACCATCGCGGCCACGGCCATGACGACGACAACCACACCCATGAGGAGTGGGATCATCCGGGGCACTACCACGAGCGGGAGGTGCCACGGACGCGCGACTACTCCGCGAGGGCCTTCACCATCGGCATTGGCGGGCCGGTGGGGAGCGGGAAGACGGCCCTGGTGCTGGCGCTGTGCAAGGCGCTGCGCGACACGTACCGGCTGGGCGTGGTGACGAACGACATCTTCACGAAGGAGGACGCGGAGTTCCTCACCCGGAACAAGGCGCTCGCGCCCGAGCGCATCAAGGCGGTGGAGACGGGCGGGTGCCCGCACGCGGCCATCCGCGAGGACATCAGCCACAACCTGCTGGCGCTCGAGAACCTGATGGAGGAACTCAAGCCGGAGCTCCTCATCGTGGAGAGCGGGGGCGACAACCTGGCGGCGCAGTACAGCCGGGAGCTGGCGGACTACACGGTCTACGTCATCGACGTGGCGGGCGGGGACAAGGTGCCGCGCAAGGGCGGGCCGGGGATTACCCAGTCGGACCTGCTCATCATCAACAAGACGGACCTGGCTCCGCACGTGGGCGCGGACCTGGGCGTCATGGACCGCGACGCGAAGAAGATGCGAGGCGACGGCCCGTTCGTCTTCACGCAGGTGACGAAGGGCGTGGGGCTGCAGGAGGTCATCGACCACCTGCTCGCAGCGTGGCGCAAGGCCACGGGCGCCAAGCTCCGGAGCTGA
- a CDS encoding urea transporter: protein MPRFGERADRSTLLAFIDSCLRGVGQILFANNPVSGLLILCGIFAASAWLGVATLVGVVASTATAHLLRLDRSRIRAGLYGYNGALVGGALATFLLPAWSPSLLLYAVVASAMSTLVMVAVSLVLVDQLHLPPLTLPFNLVTLPCLLVSFTTTHLHHSPMLVRHVEGPINTALREGASGVAGSQVGALLEAVLRGVGQIVFADVPLAGVLILLGLLVWSRIGALFALVGSVVGLIVGMLLGGDGHDAYHGLWGYNAMVAAEALAGVFLVWDWKTALYGVVGAAAATGLYAGLAALFGPLGLPALTLPFCLATLVFLALQHASPVFRAVPLPKVTSPEEHLPLRR, encoded by the coding sequence ATGCCACGCTTTGGCGAGCGTGCGGACCGCAGTACCTTGCTCGCCTTCATCGACTCCTGCCTGCGAGGCGTTGGCCAAATCCTCTTCGCGAACAACCCGGTGAGCGGCCTGCTCATCCTCTGCGGCATCTTCGCCGCCTCTGCCTGGCTCGGCGTCGCCACCCTGGTCGGCGTGGTCGCCTCCACCGCGACCGCCCACCTCCTGCGACTCGACCGCTCCCGCATTCGCGCGGGCCTGTATGGATACAACGGCGCGCTCGTCGGCGGTGCCCTGGCGACGTTCCTCCTTCCGGCGTGGAGCCCGAGCCTCCTCCTCTACGCCGTCGTCGCCTCGGCCATGAGCACCCTCGTCATGGTCGCCGTCTCGCTCGTCCTGGTGGACCAGCTCCACCTGCCGCCCCTGACGCTGCCCTTCAACCTCGTCACCCTGCCATGCCTCCTCGTCAGCTTCACGACCACCCATCTCCACCACAGCCCGATGCTCGTCCGGCACGTGGAGGGGCCCATCAACACCGCCCTGCGCGAGGGCGCCTCCGGCGTCGCTGGCAGCCAGGTGGGAGCCCTGCTCGAGGCCGTGCTCCGCGGCGTCGGGCAGATCGTCTTCGCCGATGTTCCCCTGGCCGGCGTGCTCATCCTGCTCGGCCTCCTCGTGTGGTCCCGCATCGGAGCCCTCTTCGCGCTCGTGGGCTCGGTGGTGGGACTCATCGTGGGCATGCTGCTCGGCGGCGATGGGCACGACGCCTACCACGGGCTGTGGGGCTACAACGCCATGGTGGCCGCCGAGGCCCTGGCGGGCGTCTTCCTCGTGTGGGACTGGAAGACCGCCCTCTATGGCGTCGTGGGCGCCGCTGCCGCGACCGGGCTCTATGCCGGACTCGCGGCGCTGTTCGGCCCGCTGGGACTTCCCGCGCTGACGCTCCCCTTCTGTCTCGCCACGCTCGTCTTCCTCGCCCTGCAGCACGCCAGCCCGGTGTTCCGGGCCGTCCCGCTCCCCAAGGTCACGAGTCCGGAGGAGCACCTCCCGCTGCGTCGCTGA
- a CDS encoding site-specific integrase: protein MALDAASEREALAELALWERNPDGYRTRRQSAADDAPVRIDEEALSGLMAHLTEKGRSKDYRRDVRNYLAAWAEALGGRDLRKVQLRELRKHLADWKTARKGRIIALKTLTAWLREDDQLKPSEDPTLELKVPPSVAEKGRRKKGYPMAVVESFYSAIKSQSVRDVLCLRAKTGMHDSEIARIASGDGELRDVNDPCGIRGTACFRHKNGRVHVVSLDAQAFTAAQRLQARKKSPSRSTVHECLGATAARLTKRSPEGRVAPIHPGELRHCFATWSSECGRVVKPTSGGVALEMVAAVMGHLSTRTTKLFYEGVQVPPMIVFPLRLVHPEDPVVVIPEAQQAARRGRPRGRLGVQLPGARSAPPGVGRAREEATQAARRTARM, encoded by the coding sequence GTGGCCCTCGATGCCGCCAGCGAGCGTGAGGCCCTGGCGGAGTTGGCTCTCTGGGAGCGCAACCCGGACGGCTATCGCACGCGACGACAGTCGGCGGCTGACGATGCGCCGGTTCGGATCGATGAGGAGGCCTTGTCCGGCCTGATGGCGCATCTCACCGAGAAGGGACGCAGCAAGGACTACCGGCGTGACGTTCGGAACTACCTCGCGGCGTGGGCCGAAGCCCTTGGTGGGCGGGACCTGCGGAAGGTCCAGCTTCGAGAGTTGCGCAAGCACCTCGCTGACTGGAAGACAGCTCGCAAGGGCCGCATCATCGCGTTGAAGACGCTGACTGCGTGGCTCCGTGAGGATGACCAGCTCAAGCCGTCCGAGGACCCGACGCTGGAACTCAAGGTGCCGCCCTCCGTTGCGGAGAAGGGACGGAGGAAAAAAGGCTACCCGATGGCAGTGGTTGAGAGTTTCTACTCTGCTATCAAAAGCCAGTCCGTCCGAGACGTGTTGTGCCTGCGTGCGAAGACGGGCATGCACGACTCGGAGATTGCGCGGATAGCCTCGGGTGATGGGGAACTACGCGATGTGAACGACCCATGCGGCATCCGGGGGACAGCTTGCTTCCGTCATAAGAATGGGCGTGTACACGTTGTCAGCTTGGATGCGCAGGCGTTCACGGCAGCGCAGCGACTCCAGGCCCGGAAGAAGTCTCCGAGCCGAAGCACCGTTCATGAGTGTCTTGGGGCAACAGCTGCCCGACTCACGAAGCGCTCTCCGGAGGGGCGCGTCGCGCCCATTCACCCTGGCGAGCTGCGACACTGCTTCGCGACGTGGTCCTCGGAGTGCGGTCGGGTAGTGAAGCCCACTTCGGGTGGCGTTGCCCTTGAGATGGTCGCCGCCGTCATGGGGCACCTGAGTACTCGGACGACCAAGCTGTTCTACGAGGGAGTCCAAGTGCCTCCGATGATTGTGTTCCCGCTTCGGCTGGTTCATCCCGAGGACCCCGTCGTGGTCATTCCGGAGGCCCAGCAGGCCGCCCGGCGTGGCCGTCCAAGGGGACGGCTCGGAGTACAGCTGCCCGGTGCTCGGAGCGCACCGCCCGGCGTCGGGCGGGCTCGGGAGGAGGCGACCCAAGCCGCAAGACGGACAGCACGGATGTAG